The sequence TATACTCCTCGTCGCTGCACCACTCAGCGACCATATCACCCGCTCGTCGTTATCGCTACACCAGTGACTGTATCgcccgccccgaggcgctagtCGGGTCGCCACCCCGGGGCAAGCGCAGCTTCACCTCGaccttactctgataccaattgttggaaattcaccacaggatcgatcacatcaaatatCACGAAGACACGCGATAAACACTTTTAGCCAAGGGCCCCGTATCGTGCCCTTTGTTTTCCTCTTTATTTCTATTTTCtggtttctctctttttttctgtgTTACAAAACTTGCAGCGTGttgtgtatatatatacacacaaccaGCCGAACCCACAACTTCCTAGACGTACAAGAAATCCACCTCTACACCTAGCCGCGTACAGACTCCTATTCCTAATACTACTAGGACATCAATCAGACTTTCCATACGACTAGAACATGGACTCTCACGTACGGAGTACTACCTAAACTAATCAACCGGCAAGCTTAATCACTCTTAGACATAACTCATCGTAACCGAAGGACTCTCCTAATCAAACTTACCATATGTTTGGATTATTCCAACATCCATCATCGCACATCAGACGCCTAATCTTCAGGGCGCCATGCCATCGAGATCCAACACCATCAATGTGTATGATGaagcaccgctcctcctcttgtcatctccagccatcacttgctccaaaacgatgcccccatgagGGAAAGCGATACTAAGAATGCCATCATCATCTGATCcgggagacccagatctagggtttccgccGGAGCATCCCAAGCCTGATGACGCcaactgcaacgacgatgcctcgacaaggaaACAACATCAAAGACgctgccatcgtccgccatgaccatagtcagcgcgattttcatcggcagttgcGCCACCGGGTGTACGCCACCAGCCTCGCTGGTCCCTTCAACCGTAGcaaactccaaaacgatgccctcaaGAGGGACTACGACGCAAAAGCACCGTCGTCGCTTGATCCCATGGAGATCTAGGGTTCCCCCAGAGTTGCACGAGTTGTCAAGGACCAGACAAGGATGGAATCCCGCAGATCCGTCCAACTGCCGACATGTCGCACTTGCCATCGCACCGACCGTGACCCGGAGACCAAGCTCATGCCTGGGCCGAGATCCGGCCGCGCCCCCGCCGATCTGGTCACGCCGCCACCGTCCCTGGCGACCGTGGCGCCCCATATATTGAAGCCGCCTGCCATGGGGTATGGGATCGCCGGAGCACCACTAGCCCCCGCCGTGACGTCCGGTCGCACGCCATGCTCCAGCCCGGGGGCGCCGGCCCGCGCCAGCTCCTCACGAGCTCAGCAATGATATGCTCCAGCTTCTTCTTATCTTCTTTAAGGTCCCTTTCCACCTCTGTGTCCTTCATGGCCTTCCTGGTGTTACGAACTATATCTGCTTGACTCTGCAGgatcactacaccacaacactacaTCCCTAACAGCCAGATTGGTCGGGAATACAATGTCTACCAACAGACAGTCGGTCGGGAAAGACTATTGCCGACCAGCCGTGTCTGTTGGGGTAAGTCCAGACGGGAAAGCCCTTACCCGACCGACATAGTTTTCCCGACCGACTGCTTGTCGGCTATGGAGCATCTTTCCCTACCAACATTCTACCAACATTCCGTTGGGCCTGCCATGGACCTTTCCCGACCAACAGTCTATTGGTGCTCCCATGGGCCTTTCCCGACCGACTATCAGTCAGAGTATTCTTTCCCGACCAACAATCCATTGGGGCTGTCATGGGCCTTTCCCGACCGACTATCGGACAGGGCATTCTTTCCCGACCAACATTCTGTTGGGCCTTGCATTAGCTTTTCCTGACCAACTGTCTGATGGGGTTTGTTTTGCCAACCAACATCAGCTAGCCCTCCCATATAGCTAGATTTCACATTATCAACAGAATATTAATCAAGTTACCCAAATCATTACAATAACGTGCATGTCGTCCAACAATAGTAAACCAAAACCAAAGAATAATAACACACATTCAATAATTTTCACATCAAAATTTCCCATAAAATAATTTAACTTATTAAATAGGGAACAAAACATGTTCACTGTTTGAGAGCAAAAATGGGTCGCTTTGGTTTCTAGAATTTGCCCTAGAGGCACATCATCTACATTGACTACTGCTGGTGGGCAACTAGATAACCACAAGATCCTTCCATCATTCTCGTACTTGACATCAACACCTTTCTTCATCTCATTGATCCATATTCCATCGCCACTATCCTCCAGCTTGAACATCTGTGTGTCAAAATCCCCAGTTAATATTCCACACCATAGCTTGATAGACAGAGTTATGAAGACGACATCAAATGGGCTTAAATGACAAAACTGATATATGTAACATTTTGTCAGGCCACTACCCGATGATATGTATGTAGGTGTTCCTTTTTCCCGGCCGAATTTGACTGGTGGAGGTTTGAGAAAAGATGAAGCAGAGCATCTACAACACACACAGTACAACCCAGGATGGTGTGAGATTAAAATTAGCCTCAGAGAGAAACATGTAAAAAAATATGTAGTAACATTCCCAAAGAATTGAAAATCCTATATAGTTTTCATATCTGAATTTGAATCTCCAGACTGCAATTGGTAATGTAGAAGTGTAGGTATTATTATTATAGCAACAAACTATCAGGCTCTGAATTGAATGTTTTTGGCTATCTCAAGGTTCAGCGAGACTTGTGAAGATAAAGACATCAATCAAATGTGCTTAAATGACAAAGCTGAGATATGTAAGATTTTTTGCTTGTCCAACTTAACTGATCGAGGGATGTCTAAGAAAAGAAGACCAAGCAGAGCATGTATTGCACGCACAGTAGCACCGCAAGATGGAGTCAGATTAAAATTAGCTTGAGAGAGCGAGAGAAAAGAGAGCTGACACATACCGCACGAGGGAGGAGATGAGGAG comes from Triticum aestivum cultivar Chinese Spring chromosome 5B, IWGSC CS RefSeq v2.1, whole genome shotgun sequence and encodes:
- the LOC123115069 gene encoding uncharacterized protein encodes the protein MYHEQNLGTVQDNEAHEREDEMKSHDMDYTNYAINELREKKKQLKEQSKIELQMEKLKIKNEQRCIHYTVTPHSLQTLHLIRAIIAHQFHLVLYIRYRLIDQGSTATAAPATPWRRHRNPSRYCSPLSPLLISSLVRCSASSFLKPPPVKFGREKGTPTYISSGSGLTKCYIYQFCHLSPFDVVFITLSIKLWCGILTGDFDTQMFKLEDSGDGIWINEMKKGVDVKYENDGRILWLSSCPPAVVNVDDVPLGQILETKATHFCSQTVNMFCSLFNKLNYFMGNFDVKIIECVLLFFGFGLLLLDDMHVIVMIWVT